A genome region from Peptococcaceae bacterium includes the following:
- a CDS encoding nucleotidyltransferase domain-containing protein, whose product MNFGLPEQIIQAIKKELQKRENVTRAVVFGSRARGDYRYNSDIDLAVYCEGELPPGLWLDLDEAAGIYKIDVIDMNGPLDEKLRQRIEEQGMEVYRRS is encoded by the coding sequence ATGAATTTTGGGCTGCCGGAACAAATCATACAAGCGATAAAAAAAGAACTGCAAAAAAGAGAAAATGTGACCAGAGCCGTTGTTTTCGGCTCCCGGGCCCGGGGGGATTACAGATACAATTCCGACATTGACCTGGCCGTTTACTGCGAGGGGGAACTGCCGCCCGGGTTGTGGCTGGATCTGGACGAAGCGGCGGGTATCTACAAAATCGACGTCATAGACATGAACGGTCCCCTGGACGAAAAACTGCGCCAGAGGATCGAAGAACAAGGTATGGAAGTTTACCGCCGCAGCTGA
- a CDS encoding nucleotidyltransferase substrate binding protein produces the protein MRKEGLKEKFAEYKKAVNKLKEALEENASNPLLYDGVMQRFEFTYELAWKLMKLYLESEGIVTVNSPRSAFKEAFATGIIIEGETWIDMINARNLTVHTYNEQMAKEIYDKVKDKYYPVFVAFANKMEEKIQ, from the coding sequence ATGAGAAAAGAAGGGCTTAAAGAAAAATTTGCAGAATATAAAAAAGCGGTAAATAAACTTAAGGAAGCATTGGAAGAAAACGCATCCAATCCCTTGCTTTATGACGGGGTGATGCAGCGCTTTGAGTTTACCTATGAGCTGGCATGGAAATTAATGAAACTTTACCTTGAATCTGAAGGTATCGTAACTGTAAACTCACCACGGTCAGCTTTTAAAGAAGCCTTTGCAACAGGGATTATCATAGAAGGTGAAACCTGGATTGACATGATTAATGCCCGTAATCTAACCGTCCACACATATAACGAGCAAATGGCCAAAGAGATTTATGACAAAGTGAAAGATAAATACTATCCCGTATTCGTTGCCTTTGCCAACAAGATGGAGGAAAAAATCCAATGA